One Oncorhynchus masou masou isolate Uvic2021 chromosome 27, UVic_Omas_1.1, whole genome shotgun sequence genomic window carries:
- the cep83 gene encoding centrosomal protein of 83 kDa has protein sequence MNPSAFAQSGPLHPSLDPGGMVKLGESDMELQKMLIDERMRCENHKTNYRTLKAEHTRLQDEFTRGQGELKRLLSDKQTAQEKLQLLLAELRGEMLDKTRELEELRLQVLTPQRLELLRAQVQQEMEGPVRERFNKLEEETEKYRSEYNKLRYDYTFLKSEFDHQREESARILEEKKIRFDAEVSRLERDREELIGQYQGTDPSRDGKRVESLLREKAQLHLRLKGLEAEVAELRAQRDNSGQQAENVQRIQVRQFAESQAAAKSLEAERQSLRLQLERLGSELQLSHEQNTQLTGRLHKAEREVNTLTSQVEGMRHSHKLEVANVKLECARSRGEVERERDTLQGQMEGMQSDVEVLKGTVERQKEVLAERERELVRRVQAAREEEFHKTAIVHEEKLVLEDRLAELEQQRALQDAAGHTQKEEWEERLRGAQLGEESARKELQILRTKLQQQGSQLEELQTQKSDNADLRRQNQELGVQLGTLSHAEAELLETNQRLRDTLERAREDLRSARSQAERTQHEAERLVEERRVEWLEEKHKLQERDAELQEKYGQAKEKLQRAALAQKKRKNMTENKEKRYQDRIQLLEAKMAELELQTSSAKKRPSYTEEHALLNRRLKELQRRHSEFRRLLLGNQVTSATGPALMTSTTGTGLGPVLVPESEGPSLHEEQHQRELSLLRQRLEELACTQQQQMEELGPPMDRNRGSGLHDSLPEL, from the exons ATGAACCCCTCTGCCTTTGCTCAGTCCGGCCCCCTGCACCCAAGTCTGGACCCTGGGGGGATGGTGAAGCTGGGGGAGTCTGACATGGAGCTGCAGAAGATGCTGATCGATGAGCGGATGAGATGTGAGAACCACAAGACCAACTACCGGACTCTCAAGGCTGAACATACTAG GCTGCAGGATGAGTTTACCCGGGGGCAGGGAGAGCTGAAGCGTCTCCTCAGTGACAAGCAAACCGCCCAGGAGAAACTGCAGCTGCTGCTGGCTGAACTCCGAGGTGAGATGCTggacaagaccagagagctggAGGAGCTACGACTACAG GTGCTGACCCCCCAGCGGTTGGAGCTGTTGAGGGCCCAGGTGCAGCAGGAGATGGAGGGGCCTGTCAGAGAGCGCTTCAACAAACTGGAGGAG GAGACTGAGAAGTACAGGTCTGAGTATAACAAGCTGCGGTATGACTACACCTTCCTGAAGTCTgagtttgaccaccagagagaggagagcgctcGCATACTGGAGGAGAAGAAGATCCGCTTtgatgctgag GTATCACGGCTggaaagggacagagaggagcTGATTGGCCAGTATCAGGGCACAGACCCGTCTAGAGACGGTAAACGCGTTGAGTCTCTGCTGAGAGAGAAGGCCCAGCTCCACCTGCGTCTGAAGGGCCTGGAGGCTGAGGTGGCTGAGCTCCGGGCTCAGAGGGACAACTCTGGCCAGCAAGCCGAGAACGTGCAGCGCATCCAGGTCCGCCAGTTCGCAGAATCCCAGGCTGCAGCCAAGTCACTGGAG GCAGAGAGGCAGTCACTGCGCCTGCAGTTGGAGCGTCTGGGGAGCGAGTTGCAGCTGAGTCATGAACAGAACACCCAGCTGACCGGCAGACTACACAAGGCTGAGCGAGAGGTCAACACTCTCACCAGCCAG GTGGAGGGCATGAGGCACTCTCACAAGCTGGAGGTGGCCAATGTGAAGCTGGAGTGTGCCAGGTCTAGAGGGGAGgtggagcgggagagagacacACTACAGGGCCAGATGGAAG GCATGCAGTCTGATGTGGAGGTGTTGAAGGGAACagtggagagacagaaggaggtgCTGGCTGAGAGGGAAAGGGAACTCGTCCGGAGGGTGCAGGCTGCTCGCGAGGAGGAGTTCCACAAAACAGCCATCGTCCACGAGGAGAA gttgGTGCTGGAGGATCGACTGGCTGAGCTGGAGCAGCAGAGGGCGCTACAAGATGCTGCTGGCCACAcccagaaagaggagtgggaggagcgTCTCCGTGGCGCCCAGCTGGGGGAGGAGTCTGCCCGTAAAGAATTGCAGATCCTAAG GACTAAACTGCAGCAGCAGGGCTCTCAGCTGGAGGAACTGCAGACACAGAAGTCAGATAATGCTGATCTGAGACGG CAGAACCAGGAGCTGGGGGTGCAGCTGGGTACGTTGTCCCACGCCGAGGCTGAGCTTCTGGAGACCAACCAGCGTCTGAGGGACACCCTGGAGAGGGCCCGGGAGGACTTGAGGAGCGCCCGCTCACAAGCTGAGAGGACCCAACACGAAGCCGAGAG ATTGGTGGAGGAGCGTCGTGTGGagtggttagaggagaaacacaaaCTACAGGAGAGGGATGCAGAGCTGCAGGAGAAGTACGGCCAGGCCAAGGAGAAACTTCAGAGGGCCGCGCTGGCACAGAAAAAG aggAAAAACATGACAGAGAACAAGGAGAAGAGATACCAGGACAGGATCCAACTACTGGAGGCTAAGATGGCAGAGCTGGAGCTCCAGACCAGCTCAGCCAAGAA GCGTCCTTCCTACACCGAAGAGCATGCCCTCCTTAACAGACGACTGAAGGAACTGCAGCGCCGACACAGCGAGTTCCGACGCCTCCTATTGGGCAACCAGGTGACCTCTGCCACAGGCCCTGCCCTCATGACCTCCACCACCGGCACAGGACTTGGCCCGGTCCTCGTACCCGAGTCTGAGGGGCCTAGTCTTCAT gaggagCAGCACCAGAGAGAGTTATCACTGCTGCGTCAGAGGCTGGAGGAGTTAGCCTGTACGCAGCAGCAGCAGATGGAGGAACTGGGGCCTCCCATGGACAGGAACAGGGGCTCTGGCCTGCACGACTCTCTCCCTGAActctga